In [Phormidium] sp. ETS-05, the genomic window GTTTGTGAAAAATTTTCAGGAGCATCCCCAATCTATTATTCTCACTGATTCGATCGCGCCGGTGTTGGCGGCAGTTCATCCTGATGGACAATATGCGATCGGACAAGACTCTGGCATCTACTGGCGGGAAACCGAACCCCCAGAGCAAGGATCAGAAGCCTCCGACTGGTTTTATATCCCCAACGTACCGCCCAATCTCGATGGCAAAATTCGTCGTTCTTATGTGTTTTGGCGGGAATTCATCGCGCCATTAATTGCCTTGGAACTAGCTAGCGGCGATGGCTCGGAAGAACGAGACCGCACGCCATTATCGCGAGCCAACCTAGAACAAGGCAAAAGACCGGGAAAATTTTGGGTTTACGAGCAAATAATTCGGATTCCTTATGATGGCATCTATGTCATTCAAACCGGGATTCTGGAAATGTATCAGCTAGACTTGGCTACTGGCTCCTATCAACTCATGTCCCCCAATGAACGAGGTCACTATCCCATCGATCGCTTGGGCGTAGAGCTAGGACTTTGGGAAGGGGCCTATCAAAACCAAACTCAAGTCTGGTTGCGCTGGTGGGATAGTGAAGGTAATCTCTTACTTACCGGTTGGGAGCAAACCGAACTAGAGCGGCTCCGTGTTGAGCAAGAACGCCAACGCGCCGAACAAGAACGCCAGCGGGCCTTTAATGCCGAGCGTAGTCTGGAAGCCGAAGCCCAAGCCCGACGGGAAGCCGAAGAGCGGGCCCTTGATGCCCAACGTAGTCTGGAAACCGAAGCCCAAGCCCGACGGGAAGCCGAAGAGCGGGCCCTTGATGCCCAACGTAGTCTCGAAGCCGAAGCCCAAGCCCGACGGGAAGCCATTCGCCGGTTATTGGCAATGGGACTAACGCCGGAACAAGTAGCAGAAGCCCTGGGTTTAACTGTGGCACAAGTCAGGCAGAATCAGGCTAACTAAGAAAGTAGTAGGGTGGGCAGTGCCGAACCTAATCACCTGTTCACAGTAGGGGCGAATGGCCATTCGCCCCTACCCTTGTGGGGACTTGTGGGGCACTGCCAACCCTACGAACTAGGCTTTATCCCCGCTTATAGGCGATCGACCTTCGTTTATGAATAACTGGAGGCAACCACTCTTGGGTTGCCCCGGAATGATCCGAACGATACCCCCGGACTTGATATGAGTAGGGGCGATTCGCTTTCTTGCCCGTACCAGTGACAAAGGACAAATGACAAAGGACAAATGACAATTACTTAGAAACGTAGTGAATCCACAAATCGCCATCTGGACCACAGAGACGCTGCATCATCTCGTAAGAGTAGGTTAAACCTTTGCCACTGATGGTGGTATCATAACCCCAATCAAACCACTCGCCATAGGGGTCATTGACAATCCAGCCTTTCTCATTGTATCCTACAATGACAATGATATGCCCTGATTTGGTAAACCAGCCGTGAACGATGCAGGGTTTACCCGCCGCGAGCCACTGTTTGACTTCTCCCCATTTCGCATCGGGCTGAAAATTATCTTTGTAACCATAGGCTTGGAGGACTTTGGCTAAATCTAGGGGAGAATGTCGGGATAAACCGTTATCTAAGCAATATTCGTAGAGTTCATCTTCTAACTGCTTGCCCGCCGCAGTGATGAGGGGACGACCGTAGAAACCCATACACATAGCCAAGCTGGTGACATTGCAAGAACCGTGAGGGTTGTTGATGTTATCAATTTGGCTCAAATAGGGGACGTTTAACCGCGTCTCAGTTTTGGTGGCTTGGAGATTGATGTTTTGCACTACCCTTCCTGGGGTCGGGTCTGGTTGTCTCCAGATATTGATAAACTCCGATGAGTTGTCTAGTAGTTCGGGATTGGTTTTGGCGAGTTCTTGTTGCAGGTATTCTAGGGCTTTGGTTTGGTGGGGTAACTGTTGATAGTATTTGAAGACGCTAACTAATGATATGGTCATGGGTTTTTCTGTGGTGATTGGTGATTGGTTATTGGTCATTGGTCATTGGTCATTTGTCCCTTGTCCCTTGTTCTATACAAAGGACAAAGGACAAAGGACAAACATTAAACGATCGCACTTTGCAATTTCTGCACTAGGGGCCAGAATTCGTCCCAACCATTGAGACCGCCATTAACCGCTCGCCGCACACCTTTCCAATCACCTTCTTTGGCAATCATATCGATTTCACGGTCCCAAAAATATTGGGCGAGAATCCTAGCGCCAATTTCTGCATCTAAAGCCAGGTCTGGGTTTTGTTCTAAGGGAACGCCTAATTTTTTGCCGTAGTCGCGATAATTAGCCCGTCCGGTGATTTGGATAAAACCGCGTCCGTGATAGCGGGCCCCGTCTCCGGGTTGGGTGTTGCCCAAATCTGATCGCCCTTCGTACATCTCAGTAAAATATTTAGTACCTCCCCACTCTTTAATCGGGCGAAATCCCGCAGTTTCCACGCCGATCGTCGCCAGAGCGGCGATGAGGGTAGGTTTGTTGAGGATATTTTTCTCATTCAAAGCATTGAGGACACCGGGGAGGTATTTTTGGGCATCAGCAAGGGGACAATTGAGAATCTTCGCCGTGACTTCCGGGGATATCATCTCTCTTTGGGGGTTGAAACCGGGAATTGATTTCGCTTGAATCAGTTGTTTGGCTAATTCGGGGGTAATTCGGTCTTCAGGTTGCTTAAAGGCTTTAGCTACGCGGACGATCGCCCCTTGAGTTATCGGACCATAAGCCCCATCCGCCGTTCCCTGTAACAAACCCAACATTTTCAGGCGAATTTGAATTTGGGCGACTAATTCAGGAGATTTCGCCACCTCAGTCAAAGCCACAGTTTGGCCATTCTGATAGATATCTTGCAAACTCCTCGGAGGTGCGGAAGATGAAGAGACATTTGCAGAACCGCCAGCACTAGAACCGCTCCCCGTATCCACCGGTGGCGCGGCGGGAGGGACGGTGGCAGTGAGCGCCACTTTCCCATCAAAATAGTGAATCCACAAATCCCCATCCGCACCGCATAGCTGACGCATCATGTCATAAGAATAGGTCAGACCGGCACCGCTGACTTTATTATCATAACCCGTACTGTACCACTCGCCATAAGGGTCATTGACAATCCAGCCTTTTTCATTATAGCCAATAATCGTAACTACATGACCGGTTCTCGTAAACCAGCCATGAGTAATGCAAGGTTTGCCCAAAGATAGCCACTTTTTCACATCGTCCCATTTAGCATCAAATTGAAAAGTATCCTGGTAGCCATAAATTGTAGCTAACTGCTTTAAATCTGTGGGAGAATGGCGATCGAGCTGGTAAGTTGTGCAGGCATCAAATAGTTCATCTTCTAACTGCTTTCCTTGGGCATTTTTGATGGGGTGCCCAAAGTAAGCCATGCACATAGCCACACTGGTGACGTTAGAAGTGGTGCCGTAGGGATTGTTGACGTTATCTAGCTGACTAAGGAAGGGTACATTCAGCTTAATTGAGGGTTGCTGGTTGGAGGCGCTGCTATTGCTGGGCGGCGATATGGCTTGGTTGCGCCATATCCTGATAAAATCGGAGTTATCGGCCAGGAGGTCGGGACGGACTTTGAGTATTTGTTCCTGGAGTCGCTTTAAGGCTCTTTCCTGGTGGGGAAGTCCTTGGAAATATTTGGCAACATTGACAATGGAAATGGTCATCGGAATTGACTCCTGATGAAATGGTCATTGGTCATTTGTCCTTGGTCATTTGTCCTTTGGTAACAAGGGACATTGGACTTGGGACTAGGGACTACAGGACTTGTGACAAGTGACAAATGACAGTTAATTTAGTGGTGCAGGCTAACAGACAGACTAACACAAAGGAGAAAGTTACGTCATACATCCGCTCCAGCAGGAAGCCCCCCGTTTGAGAAACCCCGGTTTCTATAGAAGCGCATTATAATCCGAGCATGATACCACAAATATACAAAGTCAAAGCCCCCATGTGATTTTTAGGGAACGATGCTAAGGGGACACTTGACGCCGATCGTGACAAATCGTCACATTTTCCATGTCTGGACAACGGGAGTCTGTTAATTTGATGGTGCAGGCTCACCTAGAATCAAACTCCCAGCAGGCTGGGGCCTACAGCCTGCATTGCACATATCGGAATATCGAGAGCATATGGCTTTAATCGTCCAAAAATACGGTGGCACTTCCGTCGGCTCGGTGGAACGCATTTCGGCGGTGGCGCGGCGGGTGATAGATACAGTGAAAGCGGGTAACTCGGTAGTGGTGGTGGTTTCGGCAATGGGCAAAACTACCGATTCCCTGGTGGCTTTGGCAAAGCAGATTTCGGCGAATCCCAGTCGGCGGGAAATGGATATGCTGTTATCTACGGGGGAGCAGGTGTCGATCGCCCTGCTGAGTATGGCCCTACAGGAAATGGGGCAACCGGCGATTTCCCTCACCGGAGCCCAGGTGGGCATTCTCACGGAAGCGGAACATACCCGCGCCCGGATTTTGCAAATCCCGAGCGATCGCCTGGAGCATCAACTGCAACAGGGCAAAGTTGTAGTAGTAGCGGGTTTCCAAGGTATCAGCAGCACCAAAGACCTAGAAATCACCACTCTCGGACGTGGAGGCTCTGACACCACCGCTGTAGCTCTAGCGGCGGCGTTAAAAGCTGACTGTTGCGAGATTTACACCGATGTCCCCGGTATCCTCACCGCCGACCCCCGCATCATCCCCGATGCGCAGTTGATGATAGACATCACTAGCGATGAAATGCTAGAACTGGCCAGTTTAGGGGCAAAAGTGCTGCACCCCAGAGCCGTAGAAATTGCCCGCAACTATGGCGTTACTTTGGTGGTACGCTCTAGCTGGACTGATGAACCGGGCACAAAAGTGATTTCTCCGGCTCCCCTAGCGCGACCCCTAGAGGGTTTAGAGCTGGTGCATGCGGTTGATGCGGTGGAATTTGACCCAGACCAAGGGAAAGTGGCGCTGTTGCGAGTGCCAGATAGACCGGGGGTGGCGGCGCGGATGTTTGGGGAAATTGGCCGCCAAAACCTGAATGTGGATTTAATTATCCAGTCGATTCACGAGGGCAATAGTAATGATATTGCTTTTACGGTGAGCAAAAATTCTCTGAATCAGGCGGAAGCAGTGGCGACGGCGATCGCTTCCACTCTGCGCACCCACTTCGACCCCGCCTCCGACGAAGCCGAGGTAATGGTAGAACGAAAAGTGGCGAAAGTCAGCATCGCTGGAGCTGGAATGATTGGACGCCCCGGGGTGGCAGCGCAGATGTTTGCTGCTCTCGCCGATGCTGGCATTAACATCGAGATGATTTCTACTTCGGAAGTCAAAGTTAGCTGCGTCATCGGCGCCGAAGATGGAGAAAAAGCGGTGGCTGTACTGTGTGACACGTTTAAAGTCAGCAGCTCTCCGGTGCAGGGGGCGACCAAAGCCACCCATCCGGCGCTTCTGGAAGGGCTGAAACCGGTTAGTGGTGTGGCGCTCGATCGCAACCTGGCTCGCATCGCCATCCGCCAAATACCCGATCGGCCCGGAACCGCCGCCAAAGTTTTCGGCATATTAGCCGCGAAAAACATCAGCGTTGACACCATTATCCAATCCCAACGCTGCCACATCCACAACGGCACCCCCACCCGCGATATCGCCTTCACCGTGGCTCAAGGTGATGCCAAAGAAGCCCAAACCGTCCTCGCTCCTTTAGTCTCGGAATTAGGATGCAGCGAAATCGTCGTTGACGAACAAATCGCTAAAGTCAGCGTCGTGGGTGCGGGGATGGTCAACCAACCCGGGGTCGCCGCCAGGATGTTTGCCGCGATCGCCGAACAGCAAATCAACATTCAAATGATTGCCACCTCGGAAATCAAAGTTAGCTGCGTCGTCCACCAAGACCAAGGCGATATTGCCCTCAAAGCGGTTCATGCTGCTTTCGGTCTCGGTAGCGGTCAAAAAATCGAAGTCCCCGCTTAATCGGAGACCAAAAAGGTTCGTAGTTGGGCTTCAGCCCTCCTTTCCCACTTTTTTTGGGCTGAAGCCCTACTACAAACCGAGATTGGGCTAAAGCCCTACTACAAACCTAGATTCAAACCTAGATTGGGCTAAAGCCCTACTATAAACCCGGTCTCTCCATCCCAAAATAGGAGGTAATTAATGGAATATTTAACTTGGCCAATATTTCGAGCGGCTATAGCAGCCTTCCTCAGCCTACATCCACTTATTACCAGTTCCGCCACCGCCCAACAACCCAACTGCAACGATATGGGGAATCTCAACCAATTGCAAATGAATCAATGCGCGGCAATATTTTACCAAAATGCTGACCAAAAATTAAACCAAGTTTACCAACAACTCCCCGCTGCCACTCGCGAACAATTGACAGATACTCAATTAGCTTGGATTAAGTTTAGAGATGATAGTTGCGCTTTTTCCAGAAGCCGGTTTGAAGGCGGGACAATCATGCCCACTATCTTCTATGGATGCCTGACAAGTGTTACTAAAAACCGCACGGCTGAGTTCCAAGCCTACAGGCAAGGTCAGATTCTCCCCGCCAATGGTAATAATTATCAGGCCGTAGATAACCGACTTAACCAAGTGTATCAACAAACATTAAACCGATTTTCATCTCACCGGGAACAGTTAATCGATGCACAGTTAGCCTGGATTGACTTTAGAGATGCTAACTGTGCTTTTGAAAGCAATCGGGTTTCTGGGGGCAGAAATATTTGCCTGATTCGGATGACGGAAATTCGCACCCAAGAGCTGGTGGACATCCAAGAAATGATTCCTTGATGGGGGATGATGCTGGACAATTGCCCACCGGACTTCAACTATTAACTATCTTTGCTCCAATAGAGGTGGCTTAATTCCTCGATAGAGATGTCATTTTCATCCCCTGGGTGTTGGAAATAGGGGGGAATGGGGAGCAAATCGGCTCTAGGCTCGGGAGGGGGTGAGGCGAGAATTTTGTCTAACTGAGTTAGATAGCCTTCGGCGGCTCTTGCCCAAGTGTATCGCTTTTGCACCCGCTCTTGTCCTCGGAGGGCAAATTTATGCCAAACAGTCCGATCGCACAAGACCAATTCCAACCCGCGAGCGATATCGGCGGGGTCTTCTGGGTCCACTAACACCCCATAATCCTCATCTCCTTCGCGCAGACTTTCACTGGGGCCGCCGTTTTGTGTCACCACCACTGGTAAACCAGCCGCCGCCGCTTCCAGAGGTGCCAAACCAAATGGCTCGTAAAGAGCCGTGAGGGCAAACACCGAACCGCGAGCCGCTAGATAGCGATAGGTGGCGGCGAGAGCTGGCTGAGGGCCAACAGAAAAGGCACTAACTTTACCCCATAAATTGTGTTCTTCTACCGTCTCCCGAATGGCGGTTAAAACTTCTTTTTCTGTAGTACCGGCGCCGGAATCGTCCTTGAGGGGGTCTGCCAAACCGCCAGCGATTATTACCAAATTAGCTCGGTCTTGCAGTTCTTGACTGTGAGCGAATGCTTGCAATAAGCCGATATGGTTTTTTTTGGGGTCTAAACGACTGGCAGCAATAATTGCGGGGAGGGTGGCTCTCTTCTGTAGGTCTCGCTTTAAGCAATCCTCCACGTGCGCATAGGTAGCCAGTTCATTATCAGAGTATGCAGAGGCGGAGAAAATGCCCAAATTGCTTCCGGGAGGAATGACGGCAAAGCGATCGTCATTATTCACATCTACGGCGCCGCGATATACGCGGTGACTGTACTGCTCAAACCTTTCCTGCTTTGTGCTGGTGATATTCAGTGCCGAATAATTCATACTCAGCCTTTCGGCGAGGATGCGATACCGGAACCGGTATTGCTCGTCTATTTCTGTCAAATTCTCTGGCGTCACTTCCAGTTTATCTATTTTCTGGGCACCGAGAGAATGACCTGTGAACGTAAAGGGAATACCGGTTTGGAGATTGATTAGCACTGCCGCCAAACCACCATCTCCATAATGAGCGGTCATAGCATCGGGAAAACTGCCACTATCTCGGTAGAATTGCAAGATATTCCCTACCCAGTCTTGCACGATGTGCTGCCAGAGTAGCTCTTTGCGGAGAAATTCCGGCGGTCCTGCACTCAGGCGCACGATTCTCAGGTTGCGGACGCCGGGATAATGGTCAATACTGCCCGCAAACTCTGGCCACTGTGGGTCAATAATCTGACGGGTGATAATATCTACTTTGTGGCCGCGTGACGCCATTGCCACAGCTACCTGCTTGACGTACACCAGTTGGCCGCCAAAATCAGGGTGTTCGGTCAAGTAACTGTCGCCGGGGTCGAAGTTACCTTGAGGGTTAAGAAATCCAATGTGCATGAGTCTGATTGTATCAGATAATCACTGCCTAGCCGCTAAGCCGCCAAGAAACGCTCTTGGTCTGCTGGCTCTGATAAAATTACGATGATTGCTGCAATTAACTTTATAATGCATTATAGACAGCAATCTCCCCTGATTGCCATCTGGAGGCGCCGCCATCCAGAATTTGTCAAATAAATTCGCCCTCAAGATGAATCAAACTGTAGAAAATATTAACGCAATTGATGAAAAACTCTCCCGGCGTCACCTCGACCTCGACCCCGCTGGCTATTTCATTATCTATATTGACCGGGAGGCTGGGTTGATTTGCGCCAAGCATTTCAGCAATGAAATCGACGATCGAGGCAGAGCAGTTGACCCGGAAACCGGCAAAGTCATTCCCGCCAAAGGCAAGGTAGAACGCACTCACGCCGCCATCTTTACCGCCAGAACTGCCAAAGAACTCTGCGTGAAAATTTTGGAGGAAACCCAGCCACCACCATTGACCATGCTCAATCACGCCGCCTATCTCGGGCGGGAGTTTGTCCGAGCCGAAATGGCTCTGATTCACGGATGGGATTACGTCCAGGACTAGCCAAAGGACGCTGTAGGGTCAATTTATGATAACCCTGCAGCGTTGGTAAAGGGTGATGACCCCTACTGGGATTGATACCACCACCAAGTCACCATCGGAATGGCAGTTGCTAGTACGAGTAACACTACGACGATGATGGCAGAGTTAACGGTGTCGGTTTCTTCGGCGGATTTAAATGTGCCTTCTACCTGAATGGTGGATGTCACTACCGGGGGACCGGGGTCTGGTTCGCCGGAGAGGACGGTAATGAGGCGATCGCTCGCATCCAACAACGCCTGATTATACTTATCCCCTTGGCGCAATGGCACCTGCACGGTTTCTGACACCACACTCTCGGCAATCTCATCCGTTAGCAGAGATTTTACAAGCGCTCCCGTGCGAATCCCCGCATCATTGGTGACATTATCCAAAATCAGCAACACTTGGTTTGCCTGTGCCTCTGGCGTGGGAAACCAGGTTTCAAACACCTTATCGGTATAAGTTTGTGCCGTATCCCCATAGTCTAACCGGTGAATCGTCACCAACCGCACCTCATAACCGGTTTCCTGTTGCAGTTTCTCCAGCTTGCTGCTGATACTGCCTTCATTCAGCCGACTTAACACCTCCGCTTTATCCACCACCCAAGTGGGTTCTCCCGCTCTTAAGGGGGGCAATTCATACACCGCCGTTGCCAATGCCGGTCCCGCCACTACCAAGCCAGCCACCAACCACAAGGCAGCAAATGGCATCACCAGCCAGCTTCGCCACTGGGTAATTTGGTTAAAAATCTGTCTCATTAACTTAATTCCTGATAATATCTTTTCAAAATACTACAAGTGTGATTCTTTCCTCAATTGATTGGGGCAATTTATGAAATAACCCTACTTACAGCCTGTTCAGAAATCATCAGAGCAGCCCTCAAAGTCCCTCTCCCTCTTTGGGATCCAGATTTAGGGTGAGGGCAATGTGTTACAGCCTGTTCAGAAATCATCAGAGCAGCTCTCAAAGTCCCTCTCCCTCTTTGGGATCCAGATTTAGGGTGAGGGCAATGTGTTAAGCGACTTGTGAACAAGCTGTAATTCTGAAGAATACAGAAAAAATTATTGACTTTTGCCCCCACCTGTGGTAAGCAAATCCACTCGGCTCCCATCCATTTCCAAGAATCTATCAAGAATCTATGAATATTGCTATCCTCGGCTGCGGCTATGTGGGCACACCCACCGCCCGTCTGTGGCGTCGTCAGGGCCACACTGTCACCGCTACTACCACCACACCCGATCGGGTTACTGAATTACAACAGGTAGCTCACCGGGTAATGGTACTCAAAACCAATGAACCATTAGCCCTGCAAGAACTACTCTCCGGTCAAGATGTGGTAGTCTTGAGTGTGGCACCGAAGCGGGGGACAAACTATAATTACAAAGGCACTTATCTCGACAGTGCCACTCACCTGGTGGCGGCTTTACAGCAAAACAGCAGCGTCCGCCAAGTCATCTACACTAGCACTTGTTCTGTCTATGGTGACAAAGGTGGCGAGTGGGTTGATGAAAGTTCTCACCCTGCCCCGACTAATGAAAATAACCAAATTCTGCTCGATGCGGAAAACGTCTTGTTGGGGGCAGCCAATAACGCTTTGCGGGTTTGCATCCTCCGTTTAGGCGGCATTTATGGACCAGGGCGAGAACTGGAACGCATTTTCCGCAACGCTCCCGGAACTACTCGCCCTGGAACAGGCGATGAGCCTATGAACTGGGTTCACTTAGATGATATTGTGGCCGGACTGGAGTTCGCCCGTCTGCAGCAGCTACATGGGATATACAATTTGGTTGGAGATGAGCCGATCGCCAGCCGCCACCTGCTCGATGGTTTATGCGAGCAGCAAGGATGGGCCAAAGTTTCCTGGGACCCATCAGCCCCCACCGCACGTTCCTACATCGCCCGCGTCTCCAACCGCAAGCTCAAACAACTTGGCTTTCACCTCACCCATCCCGACATCAGGTTTTGATGACCAAAGGATAGAGTGAAATAGCAATATGCCCACCAGGCATTAAAATCTGTTTAGAACTGCAATCGGAATACACCTATGGAATCTCTAGCTTACATTCATCTCGTCGAAGCCTACGAACAACCCATAGAGCAGTCTATATCCCTGAGAGTGAAACTCCCCAAATT contains:
- a CDS encoding Uma2 family endonuclease yields the protein MIQSAEKIILPPPFPDHTQLPDKDGTFVKNFQEHPQSIILTDSIAPVLAAVHPDGQYAIGQDSGIYWRETEPPEQGSEASDWFYIPNVPPNLDGKIRRSYVFWREFIAPLIALELASGDGSEERDRTPLSRANLEQGKRPGKFWVYEQIIRIPYDGIYVIQTGILEMYQLDLATGSYQLMSPNERGHYPIDRLGVELGLWEGAYQNQTQVWLRWWDSEGNLLLTGWEQTELERLRVEQERQRAEQERQRAFNAERSLEAEAQARREAEERALDAQRSLETEAQARREAEERALDAQRSLEAEAQARREAIRRLLAMGLTPEQVAEALGLTVAQVRQNQAN
- a CDS encoding C39 family peptidase, which codes for MTNNQSPITTEKPMTISLVSVFKYYQQLPHQTKALEYLQQELAKTNPELLDNSSEFINIWRQPDPTPGRVVQNINLQATKTETRLNVPYLSQIDNINNPHGSCNVTSLAMCMGFYGRPLITAAGKQLEDELYEYCLDNGLSRHSPLDLAKVLQAYGYKDNFQPDAKWGEVKQWLAAGKPCIVHGWFTKSGHIIVIVGYNEKGWIVNDPYGEWFDWGYDTTISGKGLTYSYEMMQRLCGPDGDLWIHYVSK
- a CDS encoding C39 family peptidase, with the translated sequence MTISIVNVAKYFQGLPHQERALKRLQEQILKVRPDLLADNSDFIRIWRNQAISPPSNSSASNQQPSIKLNVPFLSQLDNVNNPYGTTSNVTSVAMCMAYFGHPIKNAQGKQLEDELFDACTTYQLDRHSPTDLKQLATIYGYQDTFQFDAKWDDVKKWLSLGKPCITHGWFTRTGHVVTIIGYNEKGWIVNDPYGEWYSTGYDNKVSGAGLTYSYDMMRQLCGADGDLWIHYFDGKVALTATVPPAAPPVDTGSGSSAGGSANVSSSSAPPRSLQDIYQNGQTVALTEVAKSPELVAQIQIRLKMLGLLQGTADGAYGPITQGAIVRVAKAFKQPEDRITPELAKQLIQAKSIPGFNPQREMISPEVTAKILNCPLADAQKYLPGVLNALNEKNILNKPTLIAALATIGVETAGFRPIKEWGGTKYFTEMYEGRSDLGNTQPGDGARYHGRGFIQITGRANYRDYGKKLGVPLEQNPDLALDAEIGARILAQYFWDREIDMIAKEGDWKGVRRAVNGGLNGWDEFWPLVQKLQSAIV
- a CDS encoding aspartate kinase translates to MALIVQKYGGTSVGSVERISAVARRVIDTVKAGNSVVVVVSAMGKTTDSLVALAKQISANPSRREMDMLLSTGEQVSIALLSMALQEMGQPAISLTGAQVGILTEAEHTRARILQIPSDRLEHQLQQGKVVVVAGFQGISSTKDLEITTLGRGGSDTTAVALAAALKADCCEIYTDVPGILTADPRIIPDAQLMIDITSDEMLELASLGAKVLHPRAVEIARNYGVTLVVRSSWTDEPGTKVISPAPLARPLEGLELVHAVDAVEFDPDQGKVALLRVPDRPGVAARMFGEIGRQNLNVDLIIQSIHEGNSNDIAFTVSKNSLNQAEAVATAIASTLRTHFDPASDEAEVMVERKVAKVSIAGAGMIGRPGVAAQMFAALADAGINIEMISTSEVKVSCVIGAEDGEKAVAVLCDTFKVSSSPVQGATKATHPALLEGLKPVSGVALDRNLARIAIRQIPDRPGTAAKVFGILAAKNISVDTIIQSQRCHIHNGTPTRDIAFTVAQGDAKEAQTVLAPLVSELGCSEIVVDEQIAKVSVVGAGMVNQPGVAARMFAAIAEQQINIQMIATSEIKVSCVVHQDQGDIALKAVHAAFGLGSGQKIEVPA
- a CDS encoding lysozyme inhibitor LprI family protein; this encodes MEYLTWPIFRAAIAAFLSLHPLITSSATAQQPNCNDMGNLNQLQMNQCAAIFYQNADQKLNQVYQQLPAATREQLTDTQLAWIKFRDDSCAFSRSRFEGGTIMPTIFYGCLTSVTKNRTAEFQAYRQGQILPANGNNYQAVDNRLNQVYQQTLNRFSSHREQLIDAQLAWIDFRDANCAFESNRVSGGRNICLIRMTEIRTQELVDIQEMIP
- a CDS encoding glycosyltransferase; the protein is MHIGFLNPQGNFDPGDSYLTEHPDFGGQLVYVKQVAVAMASRGHKVDIITRQIIDPQWPEFAGSIDHYPGVRNLRIVRLSAGPPEFLRKELLWQHIVQDWVGNILQFYRDSGSFPDAMTAHYGDGGLAAVLINLQTGIPFTFTGHSLGAQKIDKLEVTPENLTEIDEQYRFRYRILAERLSMNYSALNITSTKQERFEQYSHRVYRGAVDVNNDDRFAVIPPGSNLGIFSASAYSDNELATYAHVEDCLKRDLQKRATLPAIIAASRLDPKKNHIGLLQAFAHSQELQDRANLVIIAGGLADPLKDDSGAGTTEKEVLTAIRETVEEHNLWGKVSAFSVGPQPALAATYRYLAARGSVFALTALYEPFGLAPLEAAAAGLPVVVTQNGGPSESLREGDEDYGVLVDPEDPADIARGLELVLCDRTVWHKFALRGQERVQKRYTWARAAEGYLTQLDKILASPPPEPRADLLPIPPYFQHPGDENDISIEELSHLYWSKDS
- a CDS encoding DUF4346 domain-containing protein codes for the protein MNQTVENINAIDEKLSRRHLDLDPAGYFIIYIDREAGLICAKHFSNEIDDRGRAVDPETGKVIPAKGKVERTHAAIFTARTAKELCVKILEETQPPPLTMLNHAAYLGREFVRAEMALIHGWDYVQD
- the psb32 gene encoding photosystem II repair protein Psb32, which gives rise to MRQIFNQITQWRSWLVMPFAALWLVAGLVVAGPALATAVYELPPLRAGEPTWVVDKAEVLSRLNEGSISSKLEKLQQETGYEVRLVTIHRLDYGDTAQTYTDKVFETWFPTPEAQANQVLLILDNVTNDAGIRTGALVKSLLTDEIAESVVSETVQVPLRQGDKYNQALLDASDRLITVLSGEPDPGPPVVTSTIQVEGTFKSAEETDTVNSAIIVVVLLVLATAIPMVTWWWYQSQ
- a CDS encoding SDR family oxidoreductase, with the translated sequence MNIAILGCGYVGTPTARLWRRQGHTVTATTTTPDRVTELQQVAHRVMVLKTNEPLALQELLSGQDVVVLSVAPKRGTNYNYKGTYLDSATHLVAALQQNSSVRQVIYTSTCSVYGDKGGEWVDESSHPAPTNENNQILLDAENVLLGAANNALRVCILRLGGIYGPGRELERIFRNAPGTTRPGTGDEPMNWVHLDDIVAGLEFARLQQLHGIYNLVGDEPIASRHLLDGLCEQQGWAKVSWDPSAPTARSYIARVSNRKLKQLGFHLTHPDIRF